Proteins encoded together in one Telopea speciosissima isolate NSW1024214 ecotype Mountain lineage chromosome 4, Tspe_v1, whole genome shotgun sequence window:
- the LOC122657378 gene encoding ATP-dependent Clp protease proteolytic subunit 5, chloroplastic, with amino-acid sequence MAHSCVATSASALRVNTLVFSTHSTSRPETRKLSLPVESPSSRTLRKSLSNGKAKAVYSNEFWAPEKSWRQGIWSIREDLQVPSSPHFPSYAQGGQGPPPMVQERFQSVVSQLFQHRIIRCGGAVDDDMANLIVAQLLYLDAVDPKKDIVMYVNSPGGSVTAGMAIFDTMRHIRPDVSTVCVGLAASMGAFILSAGTKGKRYSLPNSRIMIHQPLGGAQGGQTDIDIQANEMLHHKANLNGYLSYHTGQSLEKINQDTDRDFFMSAKEAKEYGLIDGVILNPLKAFQPLTASAEQ; translated from the exons ATGGCGCATTCTTGCGTCGCAACGTCGGCTTCGGCTCTCAGAGTCAACACCCTTGTCTTCTCCACACACTCTACTTCTCGCCCTGAAACTCGCAAGCTCTCTCTGCCTGTTGAATCCCCGTCTTCCAG GACGTTAAGAAAATCTCTTTCTAATGGGAAAGCTAAGGCCGTTTACTCCAATGAGTTTTGGGCGCCGGAGAAGAGTTGGCGACAAGGGATTTGGTCTATTAG GGAAGATTTGCAAGTTCCATCTTCACCGCACTTCCCGTCTTATGCACAAGGGGGGCAAGGGCCACCTCCTATGGTGCAAGAGCGTTTCCAGAGTGTTGTTAGCCAGCTCTTTCAACAT AGAATTATTCGTTGTGGTGGTGCCGTTGATGATGACATGGCAAATCTTATTGTTGCACAGCTTCTTTACCTTGATGCCGTCGATCCCAAAAAG GATATTGTCATGTATGTGAACTCTCCAGGAGGATCAGTGACAGCCG GTATGGCCATATTTGATACAATGCGGCATATCCGACCAGATGTTTCAACTGTATGTGTAGGGCTGGCTGCTAG TATGGGGGCTTTCATTCTTAGTGCTGGCACCAAGG GAAAACGATATAGCTTACCAAACTCAAGGATAATGATTCATCAACCCCTTGGTGGGGCTCAAGGTGGCCAAACTGATATCGACATTCAG GCAAATGAGATGCTGCATCACAAGGCCAATTTAAATGGGTACCTCTCCTACCACACTGGCCAAAGCCTTGAGAAGATCAATCAGGACACTGACCGTGATTTCTTCATGAGTGCAAAAGAAGCTAAAGAGTATGGTCTCATAGATGGTGTCATCCTGAATCCTCTGAAAGCCTTTCAGCCACTAACAGCTAGTGCTGAACAGTGA
- the LOC122659861 gene encoding uncharacterized protein LOC122659861 yields MGLETWKERGRQLLKYLQTPFLKESFYIITLSLLSLILPLAFLLLARLANVHYILSSTSLPLSSLFPLSFFYTNTNLLHLFVSSISVTSLLRTLMGHFDFTLFRNSNSKTTSHAHLYAAWTFLCTFHICVVLGIEGTMASGLWTVDLDVIGEGSYRNLMSRVVFFIGLHETMLHWSRTIVRPVVDDTVFGVVRKEKWVERVAMAASFSGLWWWGLRTEVEALVVILEVKRELWMQVELADLVNCWLYYLTVTIALVRLIKGFVWFINLMFCRGLPRSSGSSGADDDDDSKV; encoded by the coding sequence ATGGGTTTGGAAACATGGAAGGAAAGAGGTCGGCAGCTTTTGAAGTACTTGCAGACACCATTCCTGAAAGAATCATTCTATATCATCACCCTCTCCCTTCTCAGCCTCATCCTTCCACTCGCCTTTCTCCTATTAGCCAGGCTCGCCAATGTCCATTACATCCTTTCCTCCACATCTCTACCACTTTCCTCCTTGTTCCCACTCTCCTTCTTTTACACCAACACAAaccttcttcacctttttgttTCCTCCATCAGTGTCACCTCTCTTCTCAGGACTTTGATGGGTCACTTTGATTTCACCTTATTCAGGAACAGCAACAGCAAGACCACCTCCCATGCCCACCTCTACGCCGCCTGGACTTTCCTCTGCACCTTCCATATCTGTGTTGTATTAGGCATTGAAGGGACAATGGCTTCTGGGCTTTGGACCGTTGACTTGGATGTGATCGGCGAAGGCAGTTATAGGAACTTGATGAGTCGGGTTGTGTTCTTCATAGGATTGCACGAAACTATGCTTCATTGGTCCAGAACCATTGTGAGACCGGTGGTGGATGATACAGTGTTTGGGGTTGTGAGGAAGGAAAAGTGGGTAGAGAGGGTGGCTATGGCTGCTAGCTTTAGTGGGTTGTGGTGGTGGGGTCTGAGGACCGAGGTGGAGGCATTGGTGGTCATCCTTGAGGTCAAACGAGAACTGTGGATGCAAGTGGAACTCGCTGATCTTGTTAATTGCTGGCTCTATTACCTCACAGTAACGATTGCCTTGGTTAGGCTCATCAAAGGCTTCGTTTGGTTCATTAACCTCATGTTCTGCAGAGGCCTTCCAAGAAGCTCCGGTAGCTCCGGCGCGGATGATGATGACGATAGCAAGGTCTAA
- the LOC122660140 gene encoding ubiquitin-conjugating enzyme E2 32-like, with protein sequence MAEEKYNLKNPAVKRILQEVKEMQANPTDDFMSLPLEENIFEWQFAIRGPCDTEFEGGIYHGRIQLPAEYPFQPPAFMMLTPNGRFETQTKICLSISNHHPEHWQPSWSVRTALVALIAFMPTNPDGALGSLDYKKEERRTLAIKSRETAPRFGTPERQKLIDEIHEYMLSKAPPVPQLSPAQISNEPSTNEEEEAEGSPQNAGVVAVDEDPNPEEDGNQTMVEDVREVQVNANAGPLRVSFSAGLRVSRQVPAVDPNEQPQQRAEVRVQKASDDRLFTWAAVGLTIAIVVLLLKKFLRSSGYAAGYVDGFK encoded by the exons ATGGCAGAGGAGAAGTACAATCTAAAGAATCCAGCTGTGAAGAGAATTCTTCAGGAGGTGAAGGAGATGCAAGCAAACCCTACCGATGATTTCATGAGTCTTCCACTCGAG GAAAATATATTTGAATGGCAATTTGCCATTAGGGGCCCTTGTGACACTGAATTTGAAGGAGGAATTTATCATGGACGGATCCAGTTGCCAGCAGAATATCCATTCCAGCCTCCTGCATTTATGATGCTCACT cCAAATGGCCGTTTTGAAACACAAACAAAGATTTGCCTAAGCATATCAAATCATCATCCTGAGCATTGGCAGCCGTCATGGAGTG TCCGGACTGCTTTGGTAGCACTGATCGCATTCATGCCCACCAACCCAGATGGAGCACTAGGCTCACTGGATtacaagaaggaagaaagacGTACATTGGCCATCAAATCTCGTGAGACAGCTCCAAGATTTGGGACTCCAGAACGCCAAAAACTGATTGATGAG ATTCACGAGTATATGCTAAGCAAAGCACCTCCAGTTCCCCAACTCAGCCCCGCACAGATCTCCAATGAACCCTCaaccaatgaagaagaggaagctgAAGGTAGTCCACAAAATGCTGGTGTAGTTGCAGTGGATGAAGATCCAAATCCAGAAGAAGATGGAAATCAGACGATGGtagaagacgtgcgagaagtccAAGTGAATGCTAATGCTGGGCCCTTGAGAGTCAGTTTTAGTGCAGGATTAAGGGTGTCGAGACAGGTCCCTGCCGTGGATCCCAATGAGCAACCACAGCAAAGGGCAGAAGTGAGGGTGCAAAAAGCTTCTGATGATCGTTTGTTTACATGGGCTGCTGTTGGGCTTACCATTGCCATTGTTGTTCTTTTACTCAAGAAATTCTTAAGGTCTAGTGGATATGCAGCTGGTTATGTGGATGGGTTTAAATAG